A single genomic interval of Candidatus Gracilibacteria bacterium harbors:
- a CDS encoding ATP-dependent Clp protease ATP-binding subunit, translating to MLNQFTEEYKNIMLAAENRAKQFGYSEILPEDVIIQIAHIQEGNIFDLFASFGLNDKIVIDVLSRPPFVHEDGIRDGQYIGISSRVKELIVMSMKVAASFQKSQASVEDFLLALFRIQGENWFYQFLDFVGISPKDFENQLMEINKLIAGSSIKEKGEGENGIFGPIDDIVKMLEESMGSSNIPNTDNNGSKNAQNPFSHNKPQDKKDSKTPALDFFGMDLTQNAREGKVDPIIGRETEIERLISILNRKTKNNPCLVGDPGVGKTAVVEGLALRIAEGKVPFAMQGKRVVSIDMSLMVAGTKYRGEFEGRLKQVIDEASKLENEIILFIDEIHTIIGAGGSEGTLDAANILKPAMARGQICLIGATTLSEYQKYIEKDSALERRFQKIDVPEPDFDTAVEVIHGLKTTFEEFHNLVIEDDAILDAVALSNRYITERFLPDKAIDLIDEACSAKSMTYSFDTSEVEEIKEKIQDLQKDIESFLISQQYQKALAKRKELEKLTQEIETKKKKRVIPHKNRLHITSADVQRVIHQMTGVPLKNLEKEDLSKLRGLAPAIKKRIVGQDEAIDSIVSSLKRSRVGISNPNRPIGSFLFLGPTGVGKTELVKVLAEEFFGDEKALIKIDMSEYQDKSSASKLIGTTAGYVGYEEGGLLTEKVRRKPYSIVLFDEIEKGNFDIYNLLLQILEDGAISDGKGRLVNFKNTIVIMTSNIGSEEFNNEAAKIGFNTSESDEKKIISDYAGIRERVLKQLPDTFAPEFLNRIDKTVVFSPLDKKVLKSIVLLQLDDLVSRLDTIGITLVYDAKAVTHIVSETYNPEYGARPVRRYIQDKIEDAIADELVDKKRKKKVQLSVEKKALKFSWE from the coding sequence ATGCTCAATCAGTTCACCGAAGAATACAAAAATATCATGCTCGCAGCCGAGAATCGCGCGAAACAATTTGGCTATTCTGAGATTCTTCCAGAAGATGTTATTATTCAGATAGCTCATATCCAAGAAGGGAACATATTCGATCTTTTTGCGAGTTTTGGACTCAATGACAAAATTGTAATCGATGTTCTTTCTCGTCCTCCTTTTGTGCATGAAGATGGAATCCGTGATGGGCAATATATTGGTATCTCTTCACGAGTGAAAGAGTTGATTGTCATGAGCATGAAAGTAGCGGCTAGTTTTCAGAAATCGCAAGCCAGTGTGGAAGACTTTCTTTTGGCACTCTTTCGTATTCAGGGAGAAAATTGGTTTTATCAATTTCTGGATTTTGTGGGTATTTCTCCGAAAGACTTCGAGAACCAGTTGATGGAGATAAATAAACTCATCGCATGATCTTCTATAAAGGAAAAGTGAGAAGGAGAGAATGGAATATTCGGCCCCATTGATGATATTGTGAAAATGCTCGAAGAAAGTATGGGTTCGAGTAATATTCCAAATACGGATAATAATGGTTCAAAAAATGCACAGAATCCGTTTTCTCATAATAAACCGCAAGATAAGAAAGATTCCAAGACTCCAGCACTCGATTTCTTCGGGATGGATCTGACACAAAATGCGCGTGAAGGAAAGGTGGATCCTATTATCGGTCGTGAGACAGAAATAGAGCGTCTGATTAGTATTCTGAACCGAAAAACGAAGAATAATCCATGTCTTGTCGGAGATCCTGGAGTGGGGAAAACGGCTGTTGTAGAGGGGCTTGCTCTCCGTATTGCAGAAGGGAAAGTACCATTTGCTATGCAAGGAAAACGAGTCGTATCAATCGATATGTCGCTCATGGTTGCGGGTACGAAGTATCGTGGGGAATTCGAAGGACGTTTGAAACAAGTGATTGATGAGGCTTCGAAGCTCGAAAATGAGATTATTCTTTTTATCGATGAGATTCATACGATTATTGGTGCTGGAGGATCAGAAGGAACACTCGATGCAGCCAATATTTTGAAGCCTGCTATGGCACGCGGACAGATTTGTCTCATCGGTGCTACCACTCTTTCAGAATACCAGAAATATATCGAAAAGGATTCTGCACTCGAACGTCGATTCCAGAAGATTGATGTTCCAGAACCAGATTTCGATACTGCGGTCGAAGTGATTCATTGACTGAAGACAACATTTGAGGAATTTCATAACCTCGTTATCGAAGATGATGCGATTCTGGATGCAGTTGCTCTCTCGAATCGTTATATCACAGAGCGATTCCTTCCAGATAAGGCGATTGATCTCATCGATGAAGCATGTAGTGCGAAGAGTATGACCTATAGTTTCGACACTTCTGAGGTAGAAGAAATCAAAGAAAAAATCCAAGACCTCCAGAAAGATATTGAGTCGTTCCTCATTTCTCAACAGTATCAGAAAGCGCTTGCAAAACGAAAAGAACTCGAAAAGCTCACACAAGAAATCGAAACAAAAAAGAAAAAACGAGTGATTCCGCACAAGAATCGTCTTCATATCACATCGGCAGATGTTCAGCGTGTGATTCATCAGATGACGGGAGTTCCGCTCAAGAATCTCGAAAAAGAAGATCTCTCGAAGCTCCGAGGACTTGCTCCAGCAATCAAAAAGCGCATTGTCGGTCAAGATGAGGCGATTGATTCTATTGTGAGTTCATTGAAGCGTTCCCGCGTTGGAATATCGAACCCTAATCGTCCGATTTGATCATTTCTTTTTCTTGGACCAACGGGAGTAGGGAAGACAGAGCTTGTGAAAGTGCTTGCAGAAGAATTTTTCGGTGATGAGAAAGCTCTCATAAAAATCGATATGAGTGAATATCAGGATAAGTCGAGCGCATCGAAGCTTATCGGTACTACAGCGGGATATGTCGGATATGAGGAGGGTGGACTTCTCACAGAAAAAGTCCGCAGAAAACCGTATTCAATTGTGCTGTTTGATGAGATTGAGAAGGGGAATTTCGATATCTACAATCTCCTTCTTCAGATTCTCGAAGATGGTGCTATCTCTGATGGAAAAGGACGACTCGTGAACTTCAAGAATACGATTGTCATCATGACTTCGAATATTGGTTCAGAAGAGTTCAACAATGAAGCTGCAAAAATCGGGTTCAATACTTCCGAGAGCGATGAGAAAAAGATTATTTCGGATTATGCTGGGATTCGTGAACGTGTTCTGAAACAGCTTCCTGATACCTTTGCTCCGGAATTTCTGAACCGTATTGATAAGACTGTTGTATTTTCTCCACTCGACAAAAAGGTACTCAAGTCGATCGTTCTACTTCAACTAGATGACCTTGTTTCTCGACTCGATACTATTGGAATCACTCTCGTATACGACGCGAAAGCGGTGACTCACATTGTCTCAGAGACGTACAATCCAGAATATGGAGCACGTCCAGTGAGACGCTATATTCAGGACAAAATCGAAGATGCTATTGCGGATGAGCTCGTCGACAAGAAGCGAAAAAAGAAAGTACAACTTTCCGTTGAGAAAAAAGCATTGAAGTTCAGTTGGGAATAA
- a CDS encoding response regulator transcription factor, with protein MSTNTILLIEDDEGILTPLSMYLEQSGFNIATCKNGINALDTFRQEKPVVIVLDINLPGKNGIDVCREIREISTIPIIILSARESEDDKVTLLDLGADDYVSKPFSARELVARIHAVIKRSEMKKEQKPSGKSIMLGNITLDAKTHIASVDGEELRLTKTEFALLEYFMKNSKGIIKRESLMKDIIGYDQYIYDRTIDTHIKNLRKKIGNSIEIETIRGIGYRVNEL; from the coding sequence ATGAGCACAAACACAATTCTTCTCATAGAAGACGATGAGGGAATCCTCACTCCTCTTTCGATGTATCTAGAACAATCTGGCTTCAATATCGCGACATGCAAAAATGGCATAAATGCGCTCGATACATTCCGCCAAGAAAAACCGGTGGTTATTGTTCTCGATATCAATCTTCCTGGAAAAAATGGTATTGATGTTTGTCGGGAAATACGTGAAATCAGTACAATACCTATCATTATTCTTTCTGCACGAGAAAGCGAAGACGATAAAGTCACACTTCTGGATCTTGGTGCCGATGACTATGTTTCCAAACCATTCTCTGCACGGGAACTCGTCGCCCGCATTCATGCGGTCATCAAGCGAAGCGAAATGAAAAAAGAACAAAAACCATCATGAAAGTCAATCATGCTTGGTAATATCACACTCGACGCAAAAACACACATAGCATCAGTAGATGGAGAGGAACTACGACTCACAAAAACAGAATTTGCACTTCTCGAATATTTCATGAAAAATAGCAAAGGAATCATCAAGCGAGAATCGCTCATGAAGGATATTATTGGATACGATCAATATATCTATGATCGAACGATCGATACGCATATCAAAAATCTCCGGAAAAAAATCGGAAACTCTATCGAAATAGAAACAATCCGTGGAATCTGATATCGAGTCAATGAATTGTAA
- a CDS encoding UDP-N-acetylglucosamine 1-carboxyvinyltransferase codes for MLKISGPQNLAGTVKISGSKNAALPLIACGLFFKHFTLHNVPHIGDVHTFLSIIESLGVKVDFHDNGILTLDTTHMSVHGLDREKIKKIRVGIFLFPPLLKRFGGLEIPYPGGCNIGKRPIDEHLTAFSTYGYENMGEGENIAFQGEDHGKDITIRGNFAVTATENILMMAAFRIGKTTIELGAIEPHVICLIDFLRSVGVNIEVTYDHHIRIEGIGTIPDTAEATVISDYIESGTFVVLGALTAEPSVKIEHARISDLTAFLGKCEDIGVRFDLDQEKDIITVYNSRSSLRCANLQTNVYPGFPTDLQSPFALLLTQADGMSRIHEVLFEGRLNWLIEIEKMKGHIAIMNPHEALIFGKTHLRGATVSSWDLRAGVTMILAAMIARGETTITNVEYIERGYEDIIGKIAKLGGIIETV; via the coding sequence ATGCTCAAAATCTCTGGCCCTCAAAATCTCGCTGGCACCGTAAAAATATCTGGCTCTAAAAATGCAGCACTTCCGCTCATTGCCTGTGGACTCTTTTTCAAACATTTCACCCTCCATAATGTTCCACATATTGGAGATGTTCACACATTTCTCTCTATCATCGAATCACTCGGAGTCAAAGTCGACTTCCATGATAATGGAATACTCACACTCGATACCACACATATGAGTGTTCATTGACTCGATCGCGAGAAAATCAAAAAAATTCGCGTTGGAATATTTCTTTTTCCACCACTTCTCAAGCGATTCGGTGGACTCGAGATTCCTTATCCAGGTGGTTGCAATATCGGAAAACGCCCTATCGACGAACATCTCACTGCTTTCTCAACCTATGGTTATGAGAATATGGGTGAAGGTGAAAATATCGCATTCCAGTGAGAAGATCATGGGAAAGATATCACTATTCGCGGGAATTTCGCTGTGACTGCCACAGAGAATATTCTCATGATGGCAGCATTCCGTATAGGAAAAACGACTATCGAACTCGGTGCCATCGAACCACACGTTATCTGTCTCATTGATTTTCTCCGAAGTGTTGGCGTGAATATCGAGGTTACCTATGATCATCACATCAGAATCGAAGGAATCGGAACTATTCCAGATACTGCAGAAGCAACGGTCATCTCAGACTATATCGAAAGTGGAACTTTTGTGGTACTCGGGGCACTCACCGCTGAACCATCAGTGAAAATCGAACATGCGAGAATCAGCGACCTCACTGCATTTCTCGGCAAGTGTGAAGATATCGGAGTGCGCTTCGATCTCGATCAAGAAAAAGATATCATCACCGTCTACAATTCTCGTTCGAGTCTTCGATGCGCCAATCTCCAGACGAATGTCTATCCTGGTTTTCCGACAGATCTCCAATCCCCTTTTGCTCTCCTCCTCACACAAGCAGATGGCATGTCACGTATCCATGAAGTCCTCTTCGAAGGTCGACTCAATTGGCTCATCGAGATAGAGAAGATGAAGTGACATATTGCCATCATGAATCCACACGAAGCGCTCATATTCGGAAAAACACACCTCAGAGGTGCAACGGTTTCGAGCTGGGATCTCCGAGCTTGAGTCACTATGATTCTCGCGGCGATGATTGCTCGAGGAGAGACAACCATCACGAATGTCGAATATATCGAGCGTGGCTATGAAGACATTATCGGAAAAATCGCGAAACTGGGTGGAATTATTGAGACAGTCTAA
- a CDS encoding ATP-dependent DNA helicase, with protein sequence MQKSFSDILASLNEKQLEAVETIYGPVLVIAGPGSGKTQLLAARIANILQTTDYLPSNILCLTFTENATKNMRERLASMIGQDAYRVAIHTFHSFGNEVINRFRYLSKEYTDAKPVDMIESSRILDHILEGLSWDNPYKPGFRASDTIKEVLGNIGNLKKGGITPAFYRVILELNRRTIEQINPIISEYWSQIDSLGQKKEEKAKKIELFQLFTEKVQQLSESEKNIGNYERFETVFSRSLGEAWELYEGDNSTKFMNAWRDTWTQKNYKNIRELKETSKLEKQLALADIFELYQNTLKEKGLIDFSDMILEAISLIEENDIVRMSLAETYQFIMIDEFQDTNEAQMRLINGILSVNTENPNIFAVGDDDQSIYKFQGANTKNIRDFHDNYPDTRLIILEKNYRSKEEIIHASRSVIKSEMNDIGNIFEGAVKKFEAIRETGGSVRKRKFKNELEEISWIIDDIASKTTSGIHPNEIAVITKKNKTLELIAKGLLEKNISVNLSKDESIFDNEIIILILNILKLLDTLEGSYREENAELLVSIISHSCFAINRLILWNISKTIYHARKDTTKSWIETLANHEDEKIRNIGNFLKELSQRAYTERLEDIIDYITGANQLSLPDDYDDEGKKNPLQIDMFSGEKEEYISPLYSHFFGHISNHNGGDILYSRHLANMRAFIENVRSYKNGKNYLTLHDAIEILDLIEKYDIQIEVSHIIGDESNAVNLITVYKAKGLEWEYVYVPCIHTREYKSGKISGSTLPKNLPLEADRDDDSDIERLIYTAFTRAKDALTITYSEESISEKSLEPLACIEVESTDWEESTTTPLTSLTETLEIEKKELFALPYLGEEQDFLRDRIEKLFVMNATALQNFLNVADAGPEYFVSNSLLRFPQAKNISATYGSAMHKALEDFFTDYAGKKTYKKEILFESFETYLRKEGFDRKTEETYLARGKENLESLYSEITGQSYGELFLEYDFRAAHGGTFLPVDETNAIQLTGKIDRIERLPDDSLIITDYKTGSGFDTFDGRGAEYEKIKQWKYRLQLCFYAILFELSPRWRMFQNKRYELFFVEKNRDEDRFHRVVEYIQQGEIERTKRLIIAVISKIQNLDFPDISKYPKTLEGIRMFEEKLLNGQI encoded by the coding sequence ATGCAAAAATCCTTCTCTGACATCCTCGCTTCTCTGAATGAAAAACAACTCGAAGCAGTCGAAACCATCTATTGACCTGTGCTCGTGATTGCCTGACCTGGAAGTGGGAAAACACAACTTCTCGCAGCTCGTATAGCCAATATCCTTCAGACGACAGACTACCTCCCATCGAATATCCTCTGTCTCACATTCACAGAAAATGCTACCAAGAACATGCGAGAACGCCTTGCGAGCATGATTGGCCAGGATGCATATCGTGTTGCGATTCATACGTTCCACAGTTTCGGGAATGAAGTTATCAATCGTTTTCGGTATCTCTCGAAGGAATACACTGACGCCAAGCCTGTAGATATGATTGAATCTTCACGGATTCTCGACCATATTCTCGAGTGACTCTCATGGGATAATCCGTACAAGCCAGGATTTCGTGCCAGTGATACGATCAAGGAAGTCCTCGGAAATATCGGAAATCTCAAGAAATGAGGAATTACTCCTGCATTTTATCGAGTGATTCTTGAGCTCAATCGTCGTACTATAGAGCAGATAAACCCTATCATCAGCGAATATTGGAGTCAGATAGATAGCCTCGGACAAAAGAAAGAAGAAAAGGCGAAAAAGATCGAACTTTTCCAATTATTCACAGAAAAGGTTCAACAATTGTCCGAATCAGAGAAAAATATAGGAAATTATGAACGATTCGAAACAGTATTTTCGCGAAGTCTCGGTGAAGCATGGGAACTATACGAATGAGATAACAGCACGAAGTTCATGAACGCTTGGCGCGATACTTGGACACAGAAGAACTACAAAAATATCCGTGAACTCAAGGAAACCAGCAAGCTCGAGAAACAACTCGCTCTCGCTGATATTTTCGAACTGTATCAGAATACTCTGAAGGAAAAATGACTCATCGACTTCTCTGATATGATCCTCGAAGCTATCAGCCTCATCGAAGAGAATGATATTGTCCGCATGAGTCTCGCAGAGACCTACCAATTCATCATGATCGATGAATTCCAGGACACCAATGAAGCTCAGATGCGACTCATCAACGGAATCCTCTCAGTTAATACCGAGAATCCGAATATTTTCGCTGTTGGTGATGATGATCAGTCCATCTACAAGTTCCAGTGAGCTAATACGAAAAATATCCGCGATTTTCACGATAATTATCCAGATACTCGACTGATTATCCTCGAGAAAAACTATCGTTCGAAAGAAGAGATTATTCATGCAAGTCGTTCAGTTATCAAATCAGAAATGAACGATATATGAAATATCTTCGAAGGAGCAGTGAAAAAATTCGAAGCTATTCGAGAAACTGGCGGTAGTGTCAGAAAAAGGAAATTCAAGAATGAACTCGAAGAAATCTCATGGATCATCGATGATATTGCATCAAAAACCACTTCTGGAATCCATCCGAACGAAATTGCTGTGATTACGAAGAAGAATAAAACGCTCGAACTCATAGCAAAATGACTACTCGAGAAAAATATCAGTGTCAATCTCTCGAAGGATGAATCTATTTTCGACAATGAGATTATCATCCTCATCCTCAATATTTTGAAGCTTCTCGATACTCTCGAAGGAAGTTATCGGGAGGAAAATGCTGAACTTCTCGTGAGTATCATTTCTCATTCGTGTTTCGCCATCAATCGTCTCATTCTCTGGAATATATCCAAGACTATCTACCATGCTCGAAAAGATACGACGAAATCCTGGATCGAAACCCTCGCAAACCATGAAGATGAAAAGATACGAAATATAGGGAATTTTCTGAAGGAGCTTTCTCAGAGAGCGTACACCGAACGACTCGAAGATATTATCGACTATATCACTGGTGCGAATCAACTCTCACTTCCTGATGACTACGATGATGAAGGAAAGAAAAATCCACTCCAGATCGATATGTTCTCTGGAGAAAAAGAAGAATACATTTCACCTCTGTATTCTCACTTTTTCGGACATATATCGAACCATAATTGATGAGATATACTCTATTCACGTCATCTGGCGAACATGCGAGCATTCATAGAAAATGTCCGCAGTTACAAGAATGGCAAGAATTATCTCACGCTCCATGATGCTATAGAAATCCTCGATCTCATCGAGAAGTACGATATCCAGATAGAAGTCTCCCACATCATTGGTGATGAATCCAATGCTGTCAATCTCATCACGGTCTACAAAGCAAAATGACTCGAATGGGAATATGTCTACGTGCCATGCATCCATACGAGAGAATACAAATCTGGGAAGATTTCTGGATCAACTCTTCCGAAAAATCTCCCACTCGAAGCCGATCGGGATGATGATAGTGATATCGAGCGGCTTATCTATACTGCCTTCACTCGTGCGAAGGATGCACTCACTATCACCTATTCCGAGGAGAGTATCAGTGAGAAATCTCTCGAGCCACTTGCTTGTATCGAAGTCGAAAGTACTGACTGGGAAGAGTCCACGACCACACCACTCACGAGCCTCACGGAAACACTCGAAATCGAGAAAAAAGAGTTGTTTGCACTTCCCTATCTCGGCGAAGAACAAGACTTTCTTCGCGACCGTATCGAGAAACTCTTCGTCATGAATGCCACAGCACTCCAGAACTTCCTGAATGTTGCCGATGCTGGACCAGAATATTTCGTCTCGAATTCCCTCCTCCGTTTCCCCCAGGCAAAAAATATATCCGCCACCTATGGTTCTGCGATGCATAAGGCACTCGAAGATTTCTTCACCGACTACGCGGGCAAGAAAACCTACAAGAAAGAAATCCTCTTCGAATCGTTCGAAACATATCTGAGAAAGGAAGGATTCGACCGAAAAACCGAAGAAACCTATCTCGCACGGGGAAAAGAAAACCTCGAATCGCTCTACTCGGAAATCACGGGACAATCCTATGGAGAACTCTTTCTCGAATATGATTTCCGTGCGGCACATGGTGGAACATTCTTGCCAGTGGATGAAACCAATGCCATCCAACTCACAGGAAAAATCGACCGTATCGAGCGGCTTCCTGACGATTCTCTCATCATCACTGACTACAAGACTGGAAGTGGATTCGATACTTTTGATGGGCGCGGAGCAGAATATGAGAAGATCAAGCAATGGAAATATCGTCTCCAACTCTGTTTCTATGCGATCTTGTTCGAACTCTCTCCTCGCTGGCGTATGTTCCAGAACAAGCGATATGAACTCTTCTTCGTCGAGAAAAATCGTGATGAAGATCGATTCCACCGTGTTGTCGAGTATATCCAACAAGGAGAGATTGAGCGGACAAAGAGACTCATCATCGCAGTGATATCGAAAATCCAGAATCTCGACTTTCCTGATATCTCGAAATATCCGAAAACACTGGAAGGAATCAGGATGTTCGAGGAAAAATTATTAAATTGACAAATATAG